From one Raphanus sativus cultivar WK10039 unplaced genomic scaffold, ASM80110v3 Scaffold3242, whole genome shotgun sequence genomic stretch:
- the LOC108815417 gene encoding receptor protein kinase TMK1-like: protein MKSANVHLGKDLRAKIADFGFVRATTEERERTNRYQVCWNSRLHGTGIHEGKILSRKADVYSFGVNLLELIRGEKAYDNNKDISQDYIAMWFEKRKEDFWNSIEVDIDTDHDTQQSIKEVAELAEIEGTRQAAADLDIVHPSMYSYCDHQ from the exons ATGAAATCCGCAAACGTTCATTTGGGAAAAGATTTACGAGCAAAGATTGCAGACTTTGGGTTTGTCAGGGCTAcaacagaagagagagagagaaccaaTAGGTACCAAGTGTGTTGGAACTCCAGGTTACATGGCACCGGAATTCATG AAGGGAAAATACTTTCAAGGAAGGCAGATGTGTACAGCTTTGGAGTCAATTTGTTGGAGCTAATACGTGGTGAAAAGGCCTATGACAACAACAAAGACATATCCCAAGACTACATTGCCATGTGGTTCGAAAAGAGGAAAGAAGACTTCTGGAATTCCATTGAAGTGGACATTGACACAGACCATGACACACAACAAAGCATCAAGGAGGTAGCTGAACTAGCAG AGATAGAAGGAACCAGGCAAGCAGCAGCGGATCTTGATATTGTTCACCCTTCCATGTATAGTTACTGTGATCATCAATGA